In Acidimicrobiales bacterium, one genomic interval encodes:
- a CDS encoding DNA cytosine methyltransferase → MPNALTFVDLFSGAGGLSLGLTDAGWRCELAADLWADAIATHAQNLDHPAVLADVAELGGASLPSATWVVGGPPCQGYSTVGRRDRSDPRNRMFLEFRRIVVELKPEGFVLENVLGLKDMRFVEEVKQAFAAHGYFVTSTVLRSADHGVPQLRRRVVFVGHRERGFFQGVPATHGADRYVTVMDAIGDLPAVGPGETVDQYDQEPQNEFQTWLRKDSTLLTGHTCSAHPPRLVEAISHIPDGGNRTHIPPHLQPRSGYHNSYSRLSSSAPAVAVTSNMGKPSATRCIHPFQDRGLTAREGARLQTFPDTFHFEGGITSQRLQVANAVPPLLARRLGEALEDPLLWGDREPLIDRSAQ, encoded by the coding sequence GTGCCCAACGCGTTGACCTTCGTCGACCTGTTCTCGGGCGCCGGTGGACTGTCGCTCGGCTTGACGGACGCCGGCTGGCGATGCGAACTGGCGGCCGACCTGTGGGCCGACGCCATCGCCACTCACGCGCAGAACCTCGACCACCCTGCGGTGCTCGCGGATGTGGCCGAACTGGGTGGCGCATCGCTGCCGTCGGCGACGTGGGTTGTGGGAGGGCCGCCGTGCCAGGGGTACTCGACCGTCGGTCGACGTGATCGCAGCGATCCACGCAATCGGATGTTCTTGGAGTTTCGGCGCATCGTCGTGGAGCTGAAGCCGGAGGGCTTCGTCCTCGAGAACGTGCTTGGACTGAAGGACATGCGGTTCGTTGAGGAGGTCAAGCAGGCCTTCGCCGCCCACGGTTACTTCGTCACGTCGACGGTGCTGCGCTCAGCAGACCACGGCGTGCCCCAGCTGCGACGGCGCGTGGTGTTCGTCGGACATCGGGAGCGGGGCTTCTTCCAGGGCGTCCCGGCGACTCACGGCGCCGACCGCTACGTGACGGTCATGGATGCGATCGGAGACCTCCCGGCCGTGGGCCCCGGTGAGACAGTCGACCAGTACGACCAAGAACCGCAGAACGAGTTTCAGACCTGGCTTCGGAAGGACTCGACGCTGCTGACGGGGCACACCTGCTCCGCCCATCCGCCCCGGTTGGTAGAAGCGATCTCGCACATTCCCGATGGCGGCAACCGCACCCACATCCCGCCGCACCTCCAGCCCCGCAGCGGTTATCACAACTCCTACTCCCGGTTGTCCAGCTCTGCACCTGCAGTCGCGGTGACCTCGAACATGGGAAAGCCGTCGGCGACCCGCTGCATCCACCCGTTCCAGGACCGGGGCCTCACCGCGCGCGAGGGCGCGCGGCTGCAGACCTTCCCCGACACCTTCCACTTTGAGGGCGGCATCACCTCCCAGCGCCTACAGGTCGCCAATGCCGTGCCCCCGCTCCTTGCCCGGCGCTTGGGTGAGGCTCTTGAAGATCCTCTCCTATGGGGTGACCGCGAGCCGCTGATCGACCGGAGCGCGCAATAG